In the Agrococcus sp. Marseille-Q4369 genome, one interval contains:
- the pdxT gene encoding pyridoxal 5'-phosphate synthase glutaminase subunit PdxT: protein MVTSGAPRVGVLALQGDVREHAAMLESLGAEVSLVRSPAQLAAVDGLVLPGGESSVIDKLARQLGLRKPIRERIATGMPVLGTCAGLILLAERILDGLPTQLPFGGLDVDVRRNAFGSQVDSFETELDVPALGDEPVHATFIRAPVVERVGEGVEVLAAVGERIVAVEQGTVTGIAFHPEVGGEPRFHRRFLDRVERVGRA from the coding sequence CTGGTGACGAGCGGCGCGCCGCGCGTCGGCGTGCTCGCCCTCCAGGGCGACGTCCGCGAGCACGCGGCGATGCTCGAGTCGCTCGGGGCCGAGGTGTCGCTCGTGCGCTCGCCCGCGCAGCTCGCGGCCGTCGACGGCCTCGTGCTGCCGGGCGGCGAGTCGAGCGTCATCGACAAGCTCGCGCGGCAGCTCGGGCTTCGCAAGCCGATCCGCGAGCGGATCGCGACGGGCATGCCGGTGCTCGGCACGTGCGCTGGCCTCATCCTGCTCGCCGAGCGCATCCTCGACGGGCTGCCGACCCAGCTGCCCTTCGGCGGCCTCGACGTCGACGTGCGGCGCAACGCCTTCGGCAGCCAAGTGGACTCGTTCGAGACGGAGCTCGACGTCCCCGCGCTCGGCGACGAGCCCGTGCACGCGACCTTCATCCGCGCGCCCGTCGTCGAGCGCGTCGGCGAGGGCGTCGAGGTGCTCGCAGCCGTGGGGGAGCGGATCGTCGCGGTCGAGCAAGGCACCGTCACCGGCATCGCCTTCCACCCGGAGGTCGGCGGCGAGCCCCGCTTCCACCGCCGCTTCCTCGATCGCGTGGAGCGTGTCGGGCGTGCGTGA